A stretch of Saccharothrix texasensis DNA encodes these proteins:
- a CDS encoding enoyl-CoA hydratase-related protein, whose translation MSELLIDDADGVRTFTLNRPESFNSFTVALKERFLEAVVETAADDAVRAVVVTGAGKAFCAGQDLKEHVALLEAGDPAPLHTVERHYNPLIKAIVGMPKPVIAAVNGMAAGAGASLAYACDLRVAGAGAKFLMAFANVGLTADSGASWTLPRLIGHGRAMEMMLLAQPVAAEEALRIGMVGQVVPDGEVLSTAQALARQLAAGPTTAYAKIKEAMAFSGELAAALDVEARTQAEAGATADHREAVAAFVAKRKPTFTGR comes from the coding sequence GTGTCCGAACTCCTCATCGACGACGCTGACGGCGTTCGCACCTTCACGCTGAACCGGCCCGAGTCGTTCAACTCGTTCACGGTGGCGTTGAAGGAGCGGTTCCTGGAGGCCGTGGTCGAGACCGCCGCGGACGACGCCGTGCGGGCGGTGGTCGTCACGGGGGCGGGGAAGGCGTTCTGCGCCGGTCAGGACCTCAAGGAGCACGTCGCGCTGCTGGAGGCGGGCGACCCGGCGCCGCTGCACACGGTGGAGCGGCACTACAACCCGCTGATCAAGGCGATCGTGGGGATGCCGAAGCCGGTGATCGCGGCGGTGAACGGGATGGCGGCGGGCGCGGGGGCGTCGCTGGCGTACGCGTGCGACCTGCGGGTGGCCGGCGCGGGGGCGAAGTTCCTGATGGCGTTCGCGAACGTGGGGTTGACCGCGGACTCGGGCGCGTCGTGGACGTTGCCGAGGCTGATCGGGCACGGCCGGGCGATGGAGATGATGCTGCTCGCGCAGCCGGTCGCCGCGGAGGAGGCGTTGCGGATCGGCATGGTCGGCCAGGTCGTGCCGGACGGCGAGGTGCTGTCGACGGCGCAGGCGCTGGCCCGTCAGCTGGCGGCCGGGCCGACCACGGCGTACGCCAAGATCAAGGAGGCGATGGCGTTCTCCGGTGAGCTGGCGGCGGCGCTGGACGTGGAGGCGCGCACGCAGGCGGAGGCGGGCGCGACGGCCGACCACCGCGAGGCGGTGGCCGCGTTCGTGGCGAAGCGGAAGCCGACGTTCACCGGCCGGTGA
- a CDS encoding PaaX family transcriptional regulator — translation MRARSALFDVYGGHLRERGGAATIAALVRLLEPLDFAAPAVRTAVSRTVRQGWLEPVRLPDGPGYAMTPRAERRLDEAAARIYRTRPSTWDGRWHVVVLEELPAREARDRLASSLQLLGYGALGPVTWIAPRRSPELADVLTGEDVRGSTFHGEHEGDPAELAARAWDLSTLGRDYARFVAEWEPVMSAVDGTSPSAAFAASQRFLHAWRKFLFRDPGLPRELLPADWPGAAAAAFFDRHTDRLAPAVAEFVDDSLAHH, via the coding sequence GGCGACGATCGCCGCCCTGGTCCGGTTGCTGGAGCCGCTGGACTTCGCCGCGCCCGCCGTGCGCACGGCGGTCTCGCGCACCGTGCGGCAGGGCTGGCTGGAGCCGGTCCGCCTGCCGGACGGCCCCGGCTACGCGATGACACCTCGCGCGGAACGGCGGCTGGACGAGGCGGCGGCCCGCATCTACCGCACCCGGCCGTCCACGTGGGACGGTCGCTGGCACGTGGTGGTGCTGGAGGAGCTGCCCGCGCGCGAGGCGCGGGACCGGCTCGCCTCCTCGCTGCAATTGCTCGGTTACGGCGCGCTCGGGCCCGTGACGTGGATCGCACCGCGCCGGTCGCCGGAGCTGGCGGACGTGCTGACCGGGGAGGACGTCCGGGGCAGCACGTTCCACGGCGAGCACGAGGGCGACCCGGCGGAGCTGGCGGCGCGCGCCTGGGACCTGTCCACGCTGGGGCGGGACTACGCGCGGTTCGTGGCCGAGTGGGAGCCGGTGATGTCCGCTGTGGACGGTACGTCGCCGTCGGCGGCGTTCGCGGCTTCGCAGCGGTTCCTGCACGCCTGGCGCAAGTTCCTGTTCCGCGACCCGGGCCTGCCGCGCGAGCTGCTGCCCGCCGACTGGCCGGGCGCGGCGGCGGCCGCGTTCTTCGACCGGCACACCGACCGGCTCGCGCCGGCGGTGGCCGAGTTCGTCGACGACTCCCTCGCACACCACTGA